Genomic segment of Psychrobacter sanguinis:
TCCTTATCAGCTATGGCTTGACAGTTAAAAAGTTTTTACTATCTAATAGTTTAGCTTTAATAGTTTTAATATCCTTAATCGCTATTACCAATAAAAAGCCCAAGATTAGTCTTGGGCTTTTTCGTGTGTCATGAATATTAAAAGTCAGTCTTGAATGGCCTTTAGTATTTGCTTTTTTAAAATAAGATACTGTTGACTGTCCAAAAACCCCTCCTCTTTGGGTATCTCAAAATGCTCAGTGAAATGGGCGGGTGTCCCCTTTAGCACATACAAGTGATTGGACAAATAAATGGCCTCATCTATGTCATGGGTAATAATCAGACAAGTTAAGCCTAGTCTTTTTTGTAGCTTACTAAACCAATGATACATTTCATCTTTGGTGACGAAATCCAGTGCTGAAAAAGGCTCATCAAGCAGCATAATTGGGTTGTCACTTAGATAAGTTCTCAACAACGCGGCACGTTGACGTTGACCCCCGGAGAGCGTTTGTGGGTATTGATGCTCTAGACCTTGCAGCCCAAAACTGGGCAATTGCGGATTTACAATATCTGCAATTTTTGCCTTACTGTATCCTTTTAAGGTTAGCGGCAGAGCAATGTTATCAAACACTGTTTTAAAAGGCAGCAGCAGGTCTTTTTGTAGCATATAGCCTACCGTTCCTGCCTGCCCTGTGGTTTCCACACCATTAATCCAGACTTCACCAGCCGTTGGAGTCAGCAGTCCTGCAGCAATATTAAATAATGTGGTTTTACCCACACCACTGGCCCCGACAATACTTACCACATCATTTTCAGCAATCGCCATATTCAAATTCTCAAATATAGGCTTTTGGTCAAAGGCATGGGTGATTGCTTTTAAAACAAGTAGCTTATCCATTATTCATAGCGCTCACATTATAGACGACTGGGTTAGAACCCATAGACACCATCTGCTCTAACTTTAAAACTCATTATTTAGATTATAAATAATCGTTAGTGACACCTGCTTGAGGCGGTAATGGCTTTTCAATAAGACCTTGCTTATAAACCCAATCATAGAATCTGTCCCAACGATTATAATCAAACTTACCCCATTCGCCATTGTCATCCAAATATTGGGTAGAGATATACTTCTGACTGGCTAAGGCCAATTCTTTATTGGTCTCTGGCGCATACTTCACTAAAATATCTGCACTTTCTTCAGGATTTTTGGCTGCATACAAATAGCCTTTTTTCATGGCAGCTAAGGTTTTCTTAACCAACTCTGGATTGGTTTCCAATAACTTATTATTGGTAATAATAACCGGGGCATAATAATCGAAAATGGGTTCATAATCTCTCAGAAAGAAGAAGTTAGTTTCCACATCTTGCATCTTGGCATGGATACCGTCCCAACCGTAATAAGCTAAGATATAATCAAACTGGTTCATACGTAACGCTACAGTCGCATCGGTAGCCTCGCCTGGAATTTTAACCAATTTATCACCTACAACGTGTGCCACAGTGGCATCATCAATGGGATCTTCCCAAGTTGAATAACGCTTGCCATTTAAATCTTTCGGTGACTTAGCTCCCAGTGACTTTAGCGACAATAGGCCTGCTGGGTTATGCTGCAAAATAGCTGCAACTGCTGTAATTGGCACCCCTTTCTCAAGCCTACTGGTCATATTTGGTTGGAAATAAATACCAAAATCAGCTCGATTATTGGCCACTAAGGTTGAGGCACTGTCCTCACTTGGCTGAACTATTTTTACATTTAAGCCCTGCTCTTTAAAATAGCCCTTCTCCTGTGCCACATAAAGACCGGTGTGATTGGTATTCGGTACCCAGTCCAAAGAAACCATGACGTCAGTTAGCTTATTATTCTCAGCCTTCGAATCGACCTTCGAGTCCTCTTTAGGCTGGCAAGCCATTAGACTTATTACCATCCCCATAAGTAGCAACAGTAATACCACTGAGTAGCTATGACCCGCCTTAAACCGATTTATACTAGAAATTGACACAATAAATCCTCGATAAAAAATAAATTTATAAATAGTTATGTCTTAGCACTCTTCTTTCTAACCATTTAACAAACCCAATGAGTAAAATAGTTAAGAAACTAATCAAAAAAATCACCGCAAACATACTGTCTAAATCATAAGACTTACGCACTCGTGTCATGTACACCCCTAGTCCATAATAGCCGCCAAGCCATTCAGCAATTACGGCCGATATTAAAGCATACGACAGTGCTACTTTTAGCCCAGTAAAAAAAGATCCCATCGCTGAGGGTATTTTCAAATGACGGTATAGCTGATATTTTGACGCTTTTATTGATTTAAACAGATTCAAATGCTCGCGACTCACCGACTGATAGCCATCTACCAGAGCAATGGTAATAGGAAAGAATACCGCCAAAATCACTAAAACCACTTTGGGCGTGATGCCATAGCCCAACCAAATAATAAGCAGCGGAGCAATAGCAATTGTAGGAATGGTCTGGTTCAATAAAATTATCGGGTAAATAAGCTCCTTCACCGTCTTTGACAAATCCATACATATGGATAGTACGAAGCTGATAACAAGGCCAATGGTAGTACCAATAAACGCAGTGATTAACGTATATTTAGCATGTTGCATTAACAAAGGAAAGTCGTCAATAAAGGCCTCAACAATCTGTAATGGTGATGGCAATAAATAATCGGGTATAAATTGCATTGACACACAAATCTGCCAGATAGCTAATATCAAAATCACTAAAATATGACTTTTAATAAGGCTAATAACTTGCCTGCTTACTTGGGGCCGTTTTTGGTTGCTTGTCATCATTAAAGGTCTCAAAAAAGCTTAGGGTCATTTACGACTATCAACAGAGTAATGATTAGAATTCTAGCAAAATAATCAAGCCGATGGCTCACTTTAAATTTTTTATTACTCTGTATCTAAATACTTTAGGGGTAGTTTAGGATTTAAAGTCTTTATATTCATTTTGCTATTCACTATATATCAATACCACTAACACGAAAAAAGCCCTTGGTAATTACTTACCAAGGGCTTTCATTTATGACAGAAAAACTTACAAGTTAACTGCCATAAATTTTTATCCTACTCAAAGCTTATACAGGGATCAAAGCTTACGCAGGGGCTTTACCTACCACATGTAATGCTTTGATGTTAATAAACTCTTTGATACCAAAGCCGCCATGTTCACGGCCAAAGCCTGAGTCTTTAACACCACCAAATGGTAGGCCTGGCTGTACCAAACTATAACCATTGATATAAATCATACCGGTGTCAAAATATTTAGTTGCCAAACGAATTGCTTTGTCTTCATCTTTAGAGAATACACCACCGCCTAAACCATAACGGCTGTCATTGGCAATACGGAAAGCATCTTTTTCATCTTTGGCACGAATTAACGAAGCAACAGGGCCGAATAGCTCGTCTTTATAGGCAGGTTGATCTTCAGAAATATTTTCCAAAATAAC
This window contains:
- a CDS encoding ABC transporter ATP-binding protein: MDKLLVLKAITHAFDQKPIFENLNMAIAENDVVSIVGASGVGKTTLFNIAAGLLTPTAGEVWINGVETTGQAGTVGYMLQKDLLLPFKTVFDNIALPLTLKGYSKAKIADIVNPQLPSFGLQGLEHQYPQTLSGGQRQRAALLRTYLSDNPIMLLDEPFSALDFVTKDEMYHWFSKLQKRLGLTCLIITHDIDEAIYLSNHLYVLKGTPAHFTEHFEIPKEEGFLDSQQYLILKKQILKAIQD
- a CDS encoding ABC transporter permease, yielding MTSNQKRPQVSRQVISLIKSHILVILILAIWQICVSMQFIPDYLLPSPLQIVEAFIDDFPLLMQHAKYTLITAFIGTTIGLVISFVLSICMDLSKTVKELIYPIILLNQTIPTIAIAPLLIIWLGYGITPKVVLVILAVFFPITIALVDGYQSVSREHLNLFKSIKASKYQLYRHLKIPSAMGSFFTGLKVALSYALISAVIAEWLGGYYGLGVYMTRVRKSYDLDSMFAVIFLISFLTILLIGFVKWLERRVLRHNYL
- a CDS encoding ABC transporter substrate-binding protein → MGMVISLMACQPKEDSKVDSKAENNKLTDVMVSLDWVPNTNHTGLYVAQEKGYFKEQGLNVKIVQPSEDSASTLVANNRADFGIYFQPNMTSRLEKGVPITAVAAILQHNPAGLLSLKSLGAKSPKDLNGKRYSTWEDPIDDATVAHVVGDKLVKIPGEATDATVALRMNQFDYILAYYGWDGIHAKMQDVETNFFFLRDYEPIFDYYAPVIITNNKLLETNPELVKKTLAAMKKGYLYAAKNPEESADILVKYAPETNKELALASQKYISTQYLDDNGEWGKFDYNRWDRFYDWVYKQGLIEKPLPPQAGVTNDYL